Proteins encoded in a region of the Candidatus Nitrosomarinus catalina genome:
- a CDS encoding Gfo/Idh/MocA family protein: MKIIQIGTGGWGKNHARILSELGVLVAICDANIEKSKEYGEKYSVNYYDSLEKVLESEEFDGAFVVTPTSTHTEITKKLLEAKKHVFVEKPMTYKSEDGEKLTKIAEKNKVILTCGYIERFNPAVDVVKKIVHEKKYGDLVMLEFHRENRMPLHIKDVGIIYDTSVHDIDTANWLFNEMPQVVFARSGKIRHEREDFTNIMLGYKNDKVAIISSNWITPKKVRKFSAVCTEAIISSDFLTQEIKVEKNEDTEIIQNEKQEPLMREIQNFLDSIEDKSKQIVKTNEAVNVTKIAEAALLSSQKGTPIYLDLK; this comes from the coding sequence TTGAAAATTATTCAAATTGGAACAGGTGGATGGGGTAAAAATCATGCCAGAATCTTATCAGAGTTAGGCGTACTAGTTGCAATTTGTGATGCAAATATTGAAAAAAGTAAAGAATATGGAGAAAAGTATTCTGTAAATTATTATGATTCATTAGAGAAGGTTTTAGAATCAGAAGAATTTGATGGTGCTTTTGTAGTAACTCCAACATCAACACATACAGAAATTACTAAGAAATTGTTAGAAGCAAAAAAACATGTTTTTGTAGAAAAACCAATGACTTACAAATCTGAAGATGGTGAGAAACTTACAAAAATTGCAGAAAAAAATAAAGTCATTTTAACATGTGGTTATATTGAAAGATTTAATCCGGCAGTGGATGTTGTAAAAAAAATTGTTCATGAAAAAAAATATGGGGATCTAGTAATGTTAGAATTTCATAGAGAAAACAGAATGCCACTTCATATCAAAGATGTTGGAATAATTTATGATACGTCAGTTCACGATATTGATACTGCTAATTGGTTGTTTAATGAAATGCCACAAGTAGTTTTTGCACGTTCAGGGAAAATTAGACATGAACGTGAGGATTTTACAAATATTATGCTAGGGTACAAAAATGATAAAGTTGCAATAATTTCATCAAATTGGATTACTCCAAAAAAAGTTAGAAAATTTAGTGCAGTTTGTACAGAAGCAATAATTTCATCAGATTTCCTAACACAAGAAATCAAAGTAGAAAAAAACGAAGATACAGAAATTATTCAAAATGAAAAACAAGAACCGTTGATGAGAGAAATTCAAAATTTCTTAGATTCAATTGAAGATAAATCTAAACAAATTGTAAAAACAAATGAAGCAGTAAATGTCACAAAAATTGCAGAAGCGGCACTTTTATCTAGTCAAAAAGGAACCCCAATTTATCTGGATTTAAAATGA
- a CDS encoding Trm112 family protein, translated as MNKTMMEILACPIDKNHPLELFEINQKEDVVIEGVIFCPKCSRFYPIMEEIPIMLPDDLRDKKHEIEFLNKNKDNLPEKIITKANPWHL; from the coding sequence ATGAATAAGACAATGATGGAAATACTGGCATGTCCCATAGACAAGAATCATCCACTAGAATTGTTTGAAATTAATCAAAAAGAAGATGTAGTGATTGAGGGTGTAATTTTTTGTCCAAAATGCTCCAGATTCTATCCAATTATGGAAGAAATCCCAATTATGCTACCAGATGATCTAAGAGATAAGAAACATGAAATTGAATTTTTGAATAAAAATAAAGACAATTTGCCTGAAAAAATTATTACAAAGGCAAATCCATGGCATTTGTAA
- a CDS encoding acyltransferase, giving the protein MVTNFISEKAKIGENVQVWHFSYIGDDVEIGDNVKIGSLAHIDYDVKIGDNTKIEGQAYIPPLSRIGKNVFIGPAAVLTNDPFPMCDKMVGVTIEDNAVIGARAVIKAGVTIGKNSVVAMGAIVTRDVQENTVVAGSPAFLRYSREEYDKKQKKWLES; this is encoded by the coding sequence ATGGTTACAAATTTTATTTCTGAAAAGGCAAAAATTGGAGAAAATGTTCAAGTTTGGCATTTTTCATATATTGGAGATGATGTTGAGATTGGGGATAATGTAAAAATTGGTTCTCTTGCACATATTGATTATGATGTTAAAATTGGAGATAATACAAAAATTGAAGGACAAGCATACATTCCACCATTATCCAGAATTGGGAAAAATGTATTCATTGGTCCTGCAGCAGTTTTAACAAATGATCCATTTCCAATGTGTGATAAAATGGTTGGAGTGACAATTGAAGATAATGCAGTTATTGGTGCACGTGCTGTAATTAAGGCAGGTGTTACAATAGGAAAAAATAGTGTTGTTGCAATGGGTGCAATTGTTACAAGGGATGTTCAAGAAAATACTGTCGTTGCTGGTTCTCCAGCTTTTCTAAGATATAGTAGAGAAGAATATGATAAAAAACAAAAAAAATGGTTAGAAAGTTAA
- a CDS encoding MraY family glycosyltransferase → MIELIIPAIISCLLAFFVVYLTIPPLIKFLVKNNFTVKDMNKKENVMVARPGGISIILGIVVSEIVLYGFFQLNEILALIITTTAAFLIGYVDDRKVMGGWFKPVTLAIAALPIIFLGAYDSDLAFPLFGDVQIPLLYLGLIVFMIPITGNTINSIDVLNGVASGFMVIASFTLSICLFILQNYEIAIVSLPLGFVSLAFYKFHKIPSKIFPGDSGALTFGAMYGVIAIIGGVEIIAAIALLPAVINSFLFLSSVKRVVEHRQIKGKPVEHTDDFKLKATNDKTAPVTLVRLILAGGPLTEKQVGFAIFKLALFSGALAIITAFMMGTSL, encoded by the coding sequence TTGATTGAATTAATTATTCCTGCAATTATTTCTTGTTTACTAGCATTTTTTGTAGTATATTTGACTATTCCTCCATTAATCAAATTTTTAGTAAAAAATAATTTTACAGTCAAAGATATGAATAAAAAAGAAAATGTAATGGTTGCAAGACCTGGTGGAATATCTATTATATTGGGAATTGTTGTTTCAGAAATTGTTCTCTATGGATTTTTCCAACTCAATGAAATTCTTGCATTAATAATTACAACTACTGCTGCATTTCTAATTGGTTATGTTGATGATAGAAAAGTAATGGGGGGTTGGTTTAAGCCTGTAACTTTAGCAATTGCAGCATTACCGATAATTTTTCTTGGTGCATATGACTCAGATCTTGCATTTCCATTATTCGGTGACGTTCAAATTCCATTACTGTATCTTGGATTGATTGTTTTTATGATTCCAATTACTGGAAATACAATAAATTCCATTGATGTTCTAAATGGAGTTGCTAGTGGTTTTATGGTTATTGCAAGTTTTACATTATCCATTTGTTTATTTATTTTACAAAATTATGAAATTGCAATTGTAAGTTTGCCCTTAGGATTTGTTTCATTAGCATTTTATAAATTTCATAAAATTCCAAGTAAAATTTTTCCTGGAGATTCTGGTGCATTAACATTTGGAGCTATGTATGGTGTTATTGCAATAATTGGCGGTGTAGAAATTATTGCAGCTATTGCATTATTACCTGCAGTAATTAACTCATTTTTGTTCTTATCTAGTGTTAAACGAGTGGTAGAACATCGTCAAATTAAAGGTAAACCTGTAGAACATACAGATGATTTTAAACTAAAGGCAACTAATGATAAAACTGCGCCTGTAACCTTAGTTAGATTAATTCTTGCAGGTGGTCCATTAACTGAAAAGCAAGTTGGATTTGCAATTTTCAAATTAGCACTTTTTTCAGGAGCTTTAGCAATTATTACTGCATTTATGATGGGTACATCGCTATGA
- a CDS encoding DEAD/DEAH box helicase — protein MKIEKLALPDSAIDFLKSQGYEKLYPPQADCVKSGLLDGKSILVSAPTASGKTLIAMLAMLSYLSKNKGKVIYLSPLRALAAEKFTEFKKLEKISLGKKIKTSISTGDFEHIEKNLEKSNILILTNEKMDSIIRHGAEWIDDIGLVISDEVHLIGDESRGPTLEMILTHLKLLESKPQIIGLSATITNSNEIADWLDCKLVKNDWRPVPLSEGVCDGGKVTMSDGETFEVKPSLRGIPIDLGVQSVQNGGQSLVFAETRVRSKSLATKAADVISQLLVKKELTALEKTSKQILSENEHTEIVKTLATLVKKGVAFHHAGLNQKCREIVEKEFRKGTIKLLSSTPTLAAGVNLPARRVVISNINRYNAKVGANRPISVLEYKQLCGRAGRPQYDKYGESIIVGNGNTEDLTEYYIHGESEPIVSKITEDKSLRTHILSVIVTHPGIKKEELLEFFLQTLGGLQTTKATLSFAINISLRFLSSQQLVIKKGERYAGTAFGKKTSMLYIDPLTATFFRDAIDNVSQQGKHTFGFLHIMTNCEEFFPNFSLRNKDYESTSLMIENHSSELIEPISEYDCSRSLLALQMWITESTELSLSDTLGIEAGDMHRMVENANWLSYCLREISKHIERSDLLEEFGDLRKRIVYGIREELLDLVRVKGIGRVRARILFKHNIKNLDDLAKIPTHKLAEIDKIGLTIASNIKAELKKVRY, from the coding sequence ATGAAAATAGAAAAATTAGCACTTCCAGATTCTGCAATTGATTTTTTAAAGTCTCAAGGATATGAAAAATTATATCCGCCACAAGCTGATTGTGTAAAATCTGGATTGTTAGATGGAAAAAGTATTTTGGTTTCTGCACCTACTGCAAGTGGTAAAACTTTGATTGCTATGCTTGCAATGCTTAGTTACCTTTCTAAAAATAAGGGAAAAGTAATCTATCTGAGTCCATTACGTGCTTTAGCTGCTGAAAAATTTACAGAATTTAAAAAATTAGAAAAAATTTCTCTTGGCAAAAAAATTAAAACAAGTATTTCAACTGGGGATTTTGAACATATTGAAAAAAATTTAGAAAAAAGTAATATTTTGATTTTAACAAATGAAAAAATGGATTCAATAATTAGACACGGTGCTGAATGGATTGATGATATTGGTTTAGTAATATCTGATGAAGTTCATCTAATTGGTGATGAAAGTAGAGGACCTACTCTAGAAATGATTTTAACTCATCTCAAATTATTAGAATCTAAACCTCAAATTATAGGTCTTAGTGCAACAATTACTAATTCAAATGAAATTGCAGATTGGCTTGATTGTAAATTGGTAAAAAATGATTGGCGACCAGTTCCATTATCTGAAGGAGTGTGTGATGGTGGAAAGGTTACCATGAGTGATGGTGAAACATTTGAAGTGAAACCAAGTTTACGTGGAATTCCAATTGATTTAGGCGTGCAATCTGTTCAAAATGGGGGTCAATCATTAGTTTTTGCAGAAACTAGGGTAAGATCAAAATCACTTGCAACAAAAGCAGCTGATGTAATTTCTCAACTTTTAGTAAAAAAGGAATTGACTGCATTAGAAAAAACATCAAAACAAATTCTTTCAGAAAATGAGCATACCGAAATTGTAAAAACTTTAGCAACTCTTGTCAAAAAAGGAGTTGCATTTCATCATGCTGGATTAAATCAGAAATGCAGAGAAATTGTTGAAAAAGAATTTCGTAAAGGAACCATTAAACTACTATCATCAACTCCAACATTAGCAGCTGGTGTTAATCTTCCTGCAAGAAGAGTTGTAATTTCAAACATCAATAGATATAATGCAAAAGTTGGTGCAAATAGACCAATTAGTGTTTTAGAATATAAACAACTTTGTGGAAGAGCTGGAAGACCACAATATGACAAATATGGTGAATCAATTATTGTTGGAAATGGTAACACTGAAGATTTAACTGAATACTATATTCATGGTGAATCAGAACCTATAGTTTCAAAAATTACTGAAGATAAATCACTTAGGACTCATATTCTAAGCGTTATTGTTACACATCCTGGAATAAAAAAAGAAGAATTACTAGAATTCTTTTTACAGACACTAGGTGGATTACAAACTACAAAAGCAACACTAAGTTTTGCAATTAATATTTCATTACGATTTCTTTCCAGCCAACAGTTAGTAATAAAAAAAGGTGAAAGATATGCTGGAACTGCATTTGGAAAAAAGACTTCGATGCTTTACATTGATCCTTTAACTGCCACATTTTTTAGAGATGCAATTGATAATGTATCTCAACAAGGAAAACACACTTTTGGATTTTTACATATAATGACAAACTGTGAAGAATTTTTTCCTAATTTTTCTCTTAGAAATAAAGACTATGAGTCAACTAGTCTGATGATTGAAAATCATTCTTCAGAATTAATTGAGCCTATATCTGAATACGATTGTTCAAGAAGTCTTTTGGCTCTACAAATGTGGATTACTGAATCCACTGAACTTTCTTTATCTGATACTCTTGGAATTGAGGCTGGAGATATGCATAGAATGGTAGAAAATGCAAATTGGCTCTCATATTGTTTAAGAGAAATCTCTAAACATATTGAAAGATCTGATTTACTTGAAGAATTTGGTGATTTGAGAAAACGAATAGTTTATGGAATTAGAGAGGAATTATTAGATTTAGTACGTGTGAAAGGCATTGGAAGAGTTAGGGCACGAATTTTGTTTAAACATAATATTAAAAATCTTGATGATCTCGCAAAAATTCCTACTCATAAATTAGCAGAAATTGATAAAATTGGTTTAACAATAGCAAGTAACATTAAAGCTGAATTAAAGAAGGTTAGATATTGA